CAGGAAGCTGCCCGCCACTCTGGAACTGATTGCCGGAGGGCTGTTTTTCGGCCTGCTTTTCGGGCTGCCTATCGGCCTCCTCTCCGGGCTCAAATATCGCTCTTTCCTCGACCGGTTCAGCAGTCTCCTCTCCTGGCTTGGCTTGGCCGTCCCCGTCTTCTGGCTGGGGCTTTTGCTCATCCTCATCTTCGCCGTGCACTTCCGGTGGCTTCCAGCTTCGGGCTATGTCCCTCTCACTGAGGATCCCTGGGAGAACATCCGCCACCTGATTATGCCTGCTATCAGCCTGGGCGTATATGAACTGGCTCTCTTC
Above is a window of Candidatus Neomarinimicrobiota bacterium DNA encoding:
- a CDS encoding ABC transporter permease is translated as MSRYILRRILQFIPVVLLASMIVFTVVRLTPGDPAQVQFGPRANDPRFAEALQALRHKMGLDKPIPMQYFIWLGHMARGDLGASIRSGRPVLEMILRKLPATLELIAGGLFFGLLFGLPIGLLSGLKYRSFLDRFSSLLSWLGLAVPVFWLGLLLILIFAVHFRWLPASGYVPLTEDPWENIRHLIMPAISLGVYELALF